The Epinephelus lanceolatus isolate andai-2023 chromosome 19, ASM4190304v1, whole genome shotgun sequence DNA segment CCAATCTGCTGGTTTTAGtaggctctctctctctcctcttttatattttttgtttttacaataaaGCACTCTTTTTTCCCCAGTGAGACACAAACCTCACCGACACATTTAGTCCACTTTTTTTCACTTGCAGAGATTCACACAATCACTCCAACCCTCACCCCTACACGCTTTTAGGATAATACACCAATGACCCCCTGCACATGTACTTTGTTTTACGCCACGATACTTTAGTAGGCTATTACAGCACGATTTGTCATGCACatcctgcttttttttcttcttcttttatgcAAAAATACCCCTATGCTGCAGAGCTGTCACGTTAAGTGGACTAACAGCTGGTTTCATTTCATCAGTCGTCATCCACGTCGTCGCCCTCGGACTCGTCTCTCCTCTCGTACATCTTATCCCGCTGCCTCTCCTGGATCTCCTTCATCTCCTCCGCGTATCTGCTGAACGCTCCCCCGAACTTGCTCCAGGCTTTGAAGGGGATGGTGATAGAGTTCCTGTAGCTGGGCTTCACCTCGCTCACCCGCAGGAACACTCCGTATTTGTTGGACCCGACGTCGAAGAAGAACCGCTTGGAGTCCACCATGATGGAGGTGCCCTCGGGGAGCTCGCTGTAGCCCCCGGCGGCAGAGCCTCCGACCAGCTCCTCGTCGTCTCCCCCGTAGTCATCTATGAGCTTAGCGAGGGCGTCTCTGAACTCTATGAGCCCCTGGGCCGGAAGGGCTATGGTCTGACCGGACAGCATGCCGCCCGCAGGCCCCCCGACTCCGAAGCCCGGTCCCCGGTTGACGGTCTGCCGGATCCGCAGGAACCTCCCCCGCTGGTTCTCCTTCAAGTCCAGGTAGTACTTGCGGTTTTCCCGGACGAGGAACTCGCTCTTGAGGGCTCGCCTGGGCCCGCCGTCCTCCCCCACGGTGGCCTGGGCTATCTGCTCCGGACTGCTAGGCCCCAGCTGGGCGTAGTGCTCGATGAAATCCCCGAGGTAGTCACGGAACTCCGCCGCAACTGACAGGGAGAGGGTCAAGCGACTTTTGGAGCCCCCGGCCCCCACCTCGGCGATCTTGATGAACCTGCCCTTGCTGTTCTGCTTCACGTCCAGGTAGAAGCGCTTGTTCTGGATGTCCAGGCGCTTGGACGCCAGCTCCTGGGTCTCCTGGTCCCGCTGGAAGTGCTGGAAGCCGCCTCCGCCTCCTCCCCCGCTGCTGCCGCCGCGCTCACTCCCGCTGTCGCCATCCGCCATCTTCAGCTCCACCATTCGGCTTCTGCCCCCtctctcctgctcctgctccgcCAGCGCGCGCCCCCTTCACGCTCATTTTGGGTGTACTTCAGGGTGCGCTCTGATTGGCCCGGCCGGCTGCCACTTCTGGAGATTCACACGGTTACTGCCCTCTGATTGGTCCGTTGGCTTTATCCGTCACGCAAACATGTAAAAATCCCTCCGCAGCCATTGGTTCACTCTGAGGTTCCGTTTGCGTACTTGTCCTCCAACATGTCCTCCTCTGGTTATgaaatctttttgtttttatgacataatatgttaaaatattaggttgtttttttatttttggcttcAGCTGGTTAAATGTGTcgacacactttgtttttctccacaaagtCAGAGCGGAAAGAAATCTGGAAAGATGTCAGGGCCTGTTTTTAAATGAGCAAAATAGTTTTGTGACCCACTGCACGTTGATTTATTGACCAGTTTTTCATAATAATATCCTCTATTATCATCTAGTATCAGCAGTGGATAAAGAATATGTATTACTtgagtaccaaaagtaaaaatactctctttgcagaaactgtttgattttattttagatgATATTATTGCATAATTAACATGCAGCCTTAAATGCTGGTGCAGATGGagctttgaaccctgagcagaCTGGtgtgattaatttaaaaaaacatggggGAAAAGGCACTGAGCAACTTGgaaagaaatgtcccacaaataaaaaataaaataaaattaaaaaaataaaaaactaggGCAAACTATAtgtatgattattattatttttacattttaaaattacgTCACAGACATATTATTTACTTTGTATTAGTTGTActtaattttattctattttttgtatttttcatttatttattttttctattgtATAATTTATTGTATGTGcttaatttttttcttcttttattattaattatttgtcAATcagcaatatttatttatttatttatctttttttatttatttcaatattcACGTTGTGTAcgtaatttcatttcattctttgta contains these protein-coding regions:
- the purbb gene encoding transcriptional regulator protein Pur-beta, producing MVELKMADGDSGSERGGSSGGGGGGGFQHFQRDQETQELASKRLDIQNKRFYLDVKQNSKGRFIKIAEVGAGGSKSRLTLSLSVAAEFRDYLGDFIEHYAQLGPSSPEQIAQATVGEDGGPRRALKSEFLVRENRKYYLDLKENQRGRFLRIRQTVNRGPGFGVGGPAGGMLSGQTIALPAQGLIEFRDALAKLIDDYGGDDEELVGGSAAGGYSELPEGTSIMVDSKRFFFDVGSNKYGVFLRVSEVKPSYRNSITIPFKAWSKFGGAFSRYAEEMKEIQERQRDKMYERRDESEGDDVDDD